From Halarsenatibacter silvermanii, one genomic window encodes:
- a CDS encoding tetratricopeptide repeat protein, giving the protein MSGSEFERVKKIVEKAVELKRQGDLDEARRRLEQGLNKFPKNNFLRASLADLLYRQRQFNRAEELAREILAEKPESGRALLVLGNIAYSKRDFDRACEHFRAAHRHRNNVYSAQRLIRTLMKQEKFEKARELLEEWLEKEPDHEYLQKLAASLYEKMGDESTAEEFYQQYLDESPEDQFAFKEKIKLKLKDEKPARAVEELENLLRLEKHRQNPHLQALLAEYREEMEDLSGAAEAYRRSLEFDPDNQYARQRLGQCLYKDGRHEEALPHLKEAFRQDPGDYYTRSMLMKIFQKLELYEEGGDFFQEIIRDNPGFENLYGTIKKLNNARESDENE; this is encoded by the coding sequence ATGAGCGGAAGCGAATTTGAGCGGGTAAAGAAAATAGTGGAAAAAGCCGTGGAGTTAAAACGTCAGGGGGACCTGGATGAGGCCCGCCGCCGGCTGGAGCAGGGCCTGAATAAGTTTCCGAAAAATAACTTTTTGCGGGCCAGCCTGGCTGATCTGCTTTATCGTCAGCGCCAGTTCAACCGGGCGGAAGAACTGGCCCGGGAGATTCTTGCTGAAAAACCTGAAAGCGGGCGGGCGCTTTTGGTGCTGGGCAATATAGCATACAGCAAGCGCGATTTTGACCGGGCCTGTGAACATTTTCGAGCTGCTCACCGGCACCGCAATAATGTCTATTCCGCCCAGCGGTTGATCCGCACGCTGATGAAACAGGAGAAGTTTGAAAAAGCGCGTGAGCTGCTGGAAGAATGGCTGGAGAAAGAGCCGGACCATGAATATCTGCAGAAATTGGCTGCCTCGCTGTACGAAAAGATGGGGGATGAAAGCACAGCAGAAGAATTTTATCAGCAGTATCTGGATGAAAGTCCGGAGGATCAGTTTGCCTTCAAAGAAAAGATAAAGCTGAAGCTTAAAGATGAGAAGCCGGCCAGGGCTGTGGAAGAACTCGAGAATTTGCTCCGGCTGGAGAAACATCGACAAAATCCTCATCTGCAGGCCCTTCTGGCTGAATATCGCGAGGAGATGGAGGATTTGAGCGGTGCTGCTGAGGCTTACCGCCGCTCACTTGAATTCGATCCTGATAATCAATATGCGCGCCAGCGGCTGGGACAGTGTCTTTACAAAGACGGCCGGCATGAAGAAGCTCTGCCTCACCTAAAAGAGGCTTTCCGCCAGGATCCGGGCGATTATTACACCCGTTCTATGCTGATGAAAATCTTTCAGAAATTGGAGCTTTATGAAGAGGGCGGCGATTTTTTTCAGGAGATTATCAGGGATAACCCCGGTTTTGAAAATCTTTACGGCACAATCAAAAAGCTCAACAATGCCAGGGAAAGTGATGAGAATGAATGA